In Vibrio sp. 10N, the following proteins share a genomic window:
- a CDS encoding phosphopentomutase produces the protein MINKRCIVIVLDGFGVGEMPDVPEVRPQDKGANTAGKLLSHFSKQRLPTLEQLGLNNVVECSNSIMNFSPKANVGRMHLAHEGGDTFMGHQEIMGTHPEPPHRAPFSDVISDVEQQLLNNSYDVNRVYRDGLAMLCVNEAVLIGDNLEADLGQVYNLCANLDQISFSQLRDIAAHVRGCNKASRNIAFGGHVSNLKPLLDAIQTRQGKYIGLNVPKTGVYDHGFEVIHLGYGVNIKTQVPHQLNDVNTTSYLYGKVADIVGNPHGVSYPSIVDTTLVFDLLLNDLDNVAHGFFCLNVQETDLSGHQQDPDQYWRILALADQGIDAVLEKLTEHDLLVVTADHGNDPFIGHSNHTREQVPLLIHHHNVQSKSLSTRTTLADLGATVCDFFDASAPESGRSFLSEITISSTNLDAKSEL, from the coding sequence ATGATAAATAAACGCTGTATTGTCATTGTGTTAGATGGTTTTGGTGTTGGGGAAATGCCCGACGTGCCCGAGGTTCGCCCTCAAGATAAGGGCGCAAATACCGCAGGAAAACTGCTGTCTCATTTTTCCAAACAACGTCTACCCACACTAGAGCAATTAGGACTCAATAACGTCGTTGAATGTTCAAATAGCATCATGAACTTCAGTCCCAAGGCAAACGTGGGAAGAATGCACTTGGCTCATGAAGGTGGTGATACTTTTATGGGGCACCAAGAAATAATGGGAACTCACCCCGAACCTCCGCATCGCGCACCATTTAGCGACGTTATCTCTGACGTTGAACAACAACTCTTGAACAACAGCTACGATGTTAATCGCGTGTATCGTGATGGCCTAGCTATGTTGTGTGTCAACGAAGCAGTCTTGATTGGAGATAACTTAGAGGCCGACCTCGGACAGGTCTATAACCTGTGTGCCAACTTAGACCAAATTAGCTTCAGCCAACTTCGCGATATTGCGGCTCACGTTCGCGGTTGCAACAAAGCCAGTCGCAATATCGCTTTTGGAGGGCACGTTTCCAATCTGAAACCACTGCTCGATGCGATTCAAACTCGGCAGGGTAAGTATATCGGCCTCAACGTACCCAAAACCGGTGTGTATGATCATGGCTTTGAAGTCATCCACTTGGGGTATGGCGTAAATATCAAGACTCAGGTTCCTCACCAACTAAACGACGTCAATACCACAAGCTACTTATATGGAAAAGTCGCTGACATTGTTGGCAATCCACATGGCGTATCTTATCCATCAATCGTCGATACAACGCTTGTTTTTGACTTACTACTAAACGATCTCGATAACGTTGCTCACGGTTTCTTTTGCCTCAATGTACAAGAGACTGATTTAAGCGGTCATCAGCAAGATCCCGATCAATATTGGCGTATTCTGGCTCTCGCTGACCAAGGGATTGATGCGGTGCTAGAAAAACTAACCGAACATGACTTGCTAGTAGTCACTGCCGATCATGGTAACGACCCGTTCATTGGCCACAGCAACCATACTCGCGAACAAGTTCCACTGCTTATCCACCATCATAACGTCCAATCCAAGTCATTGAGCACACGCACCACTCTGGCTGACCTAGGCGCAACCGTGTGTGATTTCTTCGATGCGTCAGCACCTGAAAGTGGTCGCTCATTCTTATCTGAAATAACGATTTCCTCGACGAACTTGGATGCTAAATCCGAGCTTTAG
- a CDS encoding DUF7916 family protein, which translates to MKKRVFDLTREDILTASRQDILAAIQLAEGRTIMAECVTTMQPTIDLVSNPEIAAAFGADMITLNCLDVFDAKVEVLGGEAHGTATSLDINTVKAFTGRLVGCNLEPVPADVTHIPAGRAVSEASVTQAIELGMDYIMLTGNPGMKVSQETILDAIALVRRLSEDIIIIAGKMHGGGVGNDYSLSFVQQFAEAGADIMMFPAPYTTPGITTNMACEIMSEVHKQNMLGLLAIGTSQEGGTESYIEKVAMEAKAAGADIIHIGDGGYSGLAVPENILRLGLTVRGRRHQFKRMANRR; encoded by the coding sequence ATGAAGAAACGCGTATTTGATCTCACTCGAGAAGATATTCTGACCGCCTCTCGCCAAGATATTTTAGCGGCTATCCAACTGGCTGAAGGTCGCACCATTATGGCGGAATGTGTCACTACCATGCAGCCCACTATAGATCTGGTATCGAACCCTGAGATTGCTGCGGCATTTGGTGCAGACATGATCACGCTCAACTGCCTTGATGTGTTCGATGCCAAAGTCGAAGTGTTAGGTGGAGAGGCTCACGGCACAGCAACAAGCTTAGACATCAACACCGTAAAAGCTTTTACCGGTCGATTAGTTGGATGCAATCTCGAGCCAGTTCCGGCTGATGTTACTCACATCCCTGCCGGTCGCGCAGTATCTGAGGCTTCCGTTACTCAAGCCATTGAGCTTGGTATGGACTACATCATGTTAACAGGTAACCCCGGCATGAAAGTCTCCCAAGAAACGATCTTAGATGCGATTGCTTTAGTTCGTAGATTATCGGAAGACATCATCATCATAGCGGGAAAAATGCACGGCGGTGGTGTTGGCAATGACTACAGCTTGTCGTTTGTTCAACAGTTCGCAGAAGCGGGAGCAGACATCATGATGTTCCCTGCCCCTTATACCACTCCAGGTATCACAACAAATATGGCTTGCGAAATAATGAGTGAGGTTCATAAACAAAACATGCTCGGATTGCTAGCCATTGGTACCTCACAAGAAGGTGGTACGGAAAGCTACATTGAGAAAGTGGCTATGGAGGCGAAAGCCGCTGGTGCAGACATCATCCACATTGGGGATGGCGGATATAGCGGCTTAGCAGTACCTGAGAATATTCTTCGTCTCGGGTTAACCGTTCGTGGCAGACGCCATCAGTTCAAGCGAATGGCCAACCGTCGTTAG
- a CDS encoding DUF2620 family protein — MKKIAIAGLQREQIRQQILPFSDQFEVHILNDMEAASRVKSGDLDFYIGCCNTGAGAALSIAMAIIGFDKCCTIAKPSVQAKPDEVAGFVSDGKVAFGLSVEHVEHAIPILMSALSR; from the coding sequence ATGAAAAAAATTGCTATTGCAGGCCTACAAAGAGAACAGATTAGGCAACAAATTTTACCCTTCTCCGACCAATTTGAAGTTCATATTCTCAATGATATGGAAGCAGCCAGTCGCGTTAAGTCTGGTGACCTCGACTTCTATATTGGATGCTGCAACACAGGTGCAGGTGCCGCTCTTTCAATCGCTATGGCCATTATTGGATTCGATAAATGCTGCACCATCGCCAAACCTTCCGTGCAGGCCAAACCCGATGAGGTTGCAGGGTTTGTGAGTGATGGCAAGGTGGCCTTCGGACTCTCTGTGGAGCATGTCGAGCACGCGATTCCAATATTGATGAGCGCATTGAGCCGCTAA
- a CDS encoding phosphotriesterase-related protein (phosphotriesterase homology protein; PhP; YhfV; member of a family of proteins related to phosphotriesterase (PTE)), with the protein MSIVAPGYTYCHEHLYIDLSIQKGDLDCRLDQYDNIRQELLDLKALGVSNIVEVTNAHMGRNAPFLEQLMIDTGINILVSTGHYIEGFFPPEVTDYTAQQLADVMINEICSGIEGSRLKASVIGEIGTSYNAFTPLERKVFEAAAIAHLETGRPISTHQSLSTMGRQQVMFLTSLGVNPERITIGHCDLKTNLDDICWLIEQGCYVQFDTIGKHSYYPDDKRIEMLLELKKRNYLSKVMLSMDVTRRSHLKANGGLGFSYLLTGFVPKLLDNGFSRNDIDTMLITNPYTLFK; encoded by the coding sequence ATGAGCATAGTAGCCCCCGGTTATACCTACTGTCATGAGCACTTATATATCGATCTCTCTATTCAAAAGGGTGATTTGGATTGTCGGCTTGACCAATATGACAATATCCGTCAGGAGCTCCTAGATTTGAAGGCGCTAGGCGTCTCTAACATTGTCGAAGTAACCAATGCTCATATGGGGCGCAATGCTCCATTTTTAGAGCAACTCATGATAGACACCGGTATCAACATCTTAGTGTCTACAGGCCACTATATTGAAGGTTTCTTTCCCCCAGAAGTCACCGATTATACTGCACAGCAACTTGCTGATGTGATGATCAATGAGATTTGCTCAGGAATAGAAGGCAGCAGATTAAAAGCCAGCGTCATTGGCGAAATTGGTACCAGTTACAACGCTTTCACACCATTAGAGCGAAAGGTTTTTGAAGCCGCTGCCATTGCGCATTTAGAGACAGGGAGACCAATTTCAACACACCAGTCACTCAGTACGATGGGACGTCAGCAAGTGATGTTTTTAACCTCTCTTGGGGTGAACCCCGAGCGCATCACCATTGGTCATTGTGACTTAAAAACCAATCTAGATGATATCTGCTGGCTTATCGAACAAGGCTGCTACGTCCAATTCGATACCATTGGAAAGCACAGTTACTACCCTGACGACAAAAGAATCGAGATGTTGTTAGAACTAAAGAAGCGCAACTACTTAAGCAAAGTTATGTTGTCGATGGATGTGACAAGGCGTTCACACCTCAAGGCAAATGGAGGCTTGGGCTTTAGTTACTTACTTACAGGCTTTGTCCCCAAGCTACTCGATAATGGCTTCAGCAGAAACGATATCGACACGATGTTAATTACCAACCCCTACACATTATTCAAATAA
- the yhfZ gene encoding GntR family transcriptional regulator YhfZ, with protein sequence MKYISREGSAIINISKYLLTTHVGDRLVTIDQLSERYEISVGFAQKALTTIEEAKGASFQRQGRNGTCIQSLDEQVLTKLAGISHLVCAMPLPYTKHYEGLASALKIQMNEVPFYFAHMRGAHTRAECLEAGTYDIAIMSKAAAKTHDKELMIALELGQHSYTNEHKLIFRQGEYEKIRRVGVDSDSPDQTLLTEQFFSDREIELVEIGYGDGINRLNNKQIDAVIWLPEAVEMSALGLEQRSLLDAPLSREASEAVLLVRKDSDYLRSLLTKVLDIDALKSHQQQVINGDIFPSY encoded by the coding sequence ATGAAATACATTAGCCGTGAAGGCTCAGCCATCATCAACATCTCAAAATACTTGCTGACCACTCACGTCGGAGATCGACTGGTCACCATTGATCAACTCTCCGAGCGCTATGAAATTTCTGTTGGTTTTGCTCAGAAAGCCTTAACGACGATTGAAGAAGCCAAGGGTGCGAGTTTTCAACGGCAGGGACGCAATGGCACCTGTATTCAGTCTCTTGATGAGCAGGTTCTAACTAAGCTGGCTGGTATCAGCCACCTCGTTTGCGCCATGCCTTTACCATACACCAAGCACTATGAGGGACTGGCGAGCGCTCTTAAGATACAAATGAATGAAGTGCCGTTCTACTTTGCTCACATGCGAGGCGCACATACACGAGCAGAGTGCCTAGAAGCGGGAACGTATGATATTGCAATCATGTCTAAAGCTGCTGCTAAGACTCATGACAAGGAGTTGATGATCGCTTTGGAACTGGGGCAACACTCTTATACCAATGAACACAAGCTCATTTTCCGTCAAGGAGAATACGAAAAAATCCGTCGCGTGGGTGTAGATTCTGACTCACCCGATCAGACTCTCCTCACTGAACAGTTCTTTTCTGACCGAGAAATCGAACTCGTTGAAATTGGCTACGGCGATGGCATTAATCGTCTCAACAATAAACAAATCGACGCTGTAATTTGGCTTCCAGAGGCGGTAGAGATGAGCGCTCTTGGACTAGAGCAACGCTCCCTATTAGACGCCCCATTGTCTCGAGAGGCCAGCGAAGCCGTACTTTTGGTTCGCAAAGACAGTGATTACCTGCGCAGTCTGCTCACCAAAGTGCTCGATATAGACGCCCTTAAAAGTCATCAGCAGCAAGTCATCAATGGTGACATTTTCCCAAGTTATTAG
- a CDS encoding aldo/keto reductase, which yields MKHKTIKDLNASAVGFGCWAIGGTWNNVSDQESIEAIKAAVDAGINFFDVAPVYGKGHAETVLGQALKTESREQIIIATKCGLPWSQDARKKTRKDLTKASIFKEIEDSLTRLKTDYIDLYQVHWPDPNTPISETADALAELKRQGKIRHVGVSNYSLDMTCEMMAGVEVATFQGLYNLLEQNPEHYHNIPLQYRAREEALPFCQQHDMKYLPYSPLMQGLLTGTLKRSGNWDDSDDRYNNPKLNGETFEPYFNCVEELKALAKEANIPLSHLAIHWLVAQEEVGPVIAGAHTVEQVIDNAAFMQSTSSTELLARAEAIVAKWELK from the coding sequence ATGAAACACAAAACAATCAAAGATCTTAATGCCTCTGCGGTCGGTTTTGGTTGCTGGGCAATCGGCGGGACGTGGAATAACGTCTCTGACCAAGAGTCCATTGAAGCGATCAAAGCGGCGGTCGATGCTGGCATCAACTTTTTCGATGTCGCGCCAGTTTATGGCAAGGGCCATGCAGAAACCGTTCTTGGCCAAGCGCTGAAGACGGAATCTCGCGAACAGATCATTATCGCCACTAAGTGTGGTTTGCCTTGGTCACAGGATGCGCGTAAAAAAACCCGTAAAGATCTGACTAAAGCGAGTATTTTCAAAGAGATTGAAGACTCTCTTACGCGCCTGAAAACCGACTACATCGATCTGTACCAAGTGCACTGGCCAGATCCAAACACGCCGATTTCAGAAACCGCTGACGCATTGGCTGAGCTAAAAAGGCAAGGTAAGATTCGCCACGTTGGCGTGTCGAACTATTCGCTAGATATGACGTGTGAAATGATGGCGGGTGTCGAAGTGGCCACCTTCCAGGGTCTCTACAACCTGCTAGAGCAAAATCCAGAGCACTACCACAACATTCCGCTGCAGTACCGAGCACGTGAAGAAGCGCTGCCGTTCTGTCAACAGCACGACATGAAGTACCTACCGTACTCCCCACTGATGCAGGGTCTGCTTACCGGTACATTAAAGCGCTCTGGTAACTGGGATGACAGCGACGACCGTTACAACAACCCAAAACTCAACGGTGAGACGTTTGAACCTTACTTCAACTGTGTGGAAGAGTTAAAAGCACTGGCCAAAGAAGCCAATATTCCACTTTCACATCTGGCTATTCACTGGCTTGTGGCGCAAGAAGAAGTGGGGCCTGTGATTGCTGGCGCACATACCGTAGAGCAAGTGATTGATAACGCGGCGTTTATGCAATCGACATCAAGCACTGAGCTACTGGCTCGCGCCGAAGCGATTGTGGCGAAGTGGGAACTAAAGTAA
- a CDS encoding PTS lactose/cellobiose transporter subunit IIA, which yields MDQEMVVMNIICNAGEARSLCFEAMSLSRKGDHKQAQAKLAKAKQCLNEAHLTQTQLIEADQGEGKVPMTLIMVHAQDHLMTTILAHEMASEIVHLHSQR from the coding sequence ATGGATCAAGAAATGGTTGTCATGAACATCATTTGTAATGCAGGTGAAGCTAGAAGCTTGTGTTTTGAAGCGATGTCCTTAAGCCGCAAAGGGGATCATAAGCAAGCTCAAGCTAAGTTGGCTAAAGCTAAGCAATGTCTCAATGAGGCACATCTCACTCAAACTCAGTTAATTGAAGCAGACCAAGGAGAAGGTAAAGTACCGATGACACTGATCATGGTGCATGCACAAGATCACTTAATGACGACAATACTAGCACATGAAATGGCGAGCGAAATCGTACATTTACATTCACAGCGCTAA
- a CDS encoding YhfT family protein, which produces MDLISMVTVIVLCATTALVANISVAVFHDGIRPILPQLYEGSMSRRDAGSVAFGLSIGFVASVGISFTLSTGLLNPWLLFLPTDILGVMIGSRLLAALAGAAWGLLVITSLAAVNSALTSLPIDALGALAELGTPVMSAFALFPLVAVFYQFGWKSGVITALVMLTTRLLVIQHTGIYPESIQIFVGMLFLVGLAIRKDLADRAAGQTPPDMSGMHSLFEQRSKRIVRYLPILAFVGALIAAVAQQGIFAGSEVSIYALADAYRIEDAQAQQAAINQVALSELMRGLGFIPLIATTALTTGVYGVVGFTFVFVVGYLSPNVPVAMLLGAATICLEIWLLRTVGHGLERFPSIRNASDNIRDAMNTLMEFALLIGGVLAVMKMGQTTGFTIFAMLYYLNEVLGRPVLKIAAPAVAAILTGVILNLFYFIGLFNL; this is translated from the coding sequence ATGGATCTTATATCTATGGTCACAGTCATTGTACTGTGCGCCACGACCGCGCTCGTCGCAAATATTAGCGTAGCCGTATTTCATGATGGTATTCGCCCAATACTACCTCAGCTCTACGAAGGCAGTATGTCGAGGCGTGATGCTGGCTCTGTTGCTTTTGGACTGTCTATAGGTTTCGTTGCTTCCGTAGGCATATCTTTCACTCTCTCGACGGGTTTACTTAACCCTTGGCTATTATTTCTGCCTACCGATATTTTGGGTGTGATGATTGGAAGTCGACTGTTGGCAGCACTGGCAGGTGCAGCTTGGGGCCTTCTAGTCATTACATCTTTAGCGGCTGTCAATTCGGCATTAACAAGCCTACCGATCGATGCGCTAGGTGCATTAGCTGAACTTGGCACCCCTGTCATGTCTGCGTTCGCCTTGTTTCCTCTAGTCGCAGTGTTTTACCAATTTGGGTGGAAATCTGGAGTCATCACTGCACTGGTGATGCTCACCACTCGCCTATTAGTCATACAGCACACCGGCATATACCCTGAATCGATCCAAATCTTTGTTGGTATGTTGTTTCTAGTTGGTTTAGCGATCAGAAAAGATCTCGCAGATCGAGCTGCTGGACAAACTCCACCTGATATGTCCGGTATGCACAGTTTATTTGAACAGCGTAGCAAACGAATCGTTCGTTATCTCCCAATTTTGGCGTTTGTTGGTGCCCTCATTGCCGCCGTCGCTCAGCAAGGAATTTTTGCAGGCTCTGAGGTCTCTATTTACGCCCTTGCCGACGCCTATCGAATCGAAGATGCCCAAGCGCAACAAGCTGCGATTAATCAAGTCGCGCTGTCAGAGCTTATGCGGGGATTAGGGTTTATTCCATTGATCGCGACCACCGCTTTGACAACGGGTGTGTACGGCGTGGTTGGTTTCACTTTTGTTTTTGTTGTCGGCTATTTATCACCAAATGTCCCAGTCGCCATGCTACTCGGGGCGGCCACCATTTGTTTGGAAATTTGGCTCCTGCGAACAGTAGGACACGGGTTAGAACGATTTCCTTCAATTCGTAACGCCTCAGACAATATCCGTGACGCGATGAATACCTTGATGGAGTTTGCACTACTCATAGGAGGGGTACTGGCTGTCATGAAAATGGGTCAAACCACAGGCTTTACTATCTTTGCCATGCTGTATTACCTCAACGAGGTATTGGGACGCCCAGTTCTTAAAATAGCCGCCCCCGCAGTCGCTGCGATTCTAACAGGCGTAATACTAAACCTATTTTACTTCATAGGCCTGTTTAACCTTTAA
- a CDS encoding PTS sugar transporter subunit IIB gives MTKILLCCSAGMSTSMLVKKMQQAAESQNLKTQIEAHSVSSFAEKIEEFDVCLLGPQVRFQLEALRPLAEQLGKGIDVISPLDYGMMKGDKVLEQALTLATN, from the coding sequence ATGACTAAAATTCTACTCTGTTGCAGTGCAGGCATGTCCACCAGCATGTTGGTGAAAAAAATGCAGCAAGCCGCTGAATCACAAAACTTAAAGACTCAAATAGAAGCCCATTCAGTCTCTTCATTTGCTGAAAAGATAGAAGAGTTTGATGTTTGTTTGCTCGGCCCACAAGTACGATTTCAACTCGAAGCGCTTCGCCCTTTGGCAGAACAACTAGGCAAAGGTATCGATGTCATTTCACCTCTGGATTATGGAATGATGAAAGGCGACAAAGTACTTGAGCAAGCACTAACGCTGGCAACAAACTAA
- a CDS encoding alanine racemase → MMFLHALKKRNPQLIDKAVQLFRSGHIQPDSYVIDVDAVLNNAQQLKRTADQYGIQLYAMTKQIGRNPYLAKRLIDEIGFSGTVCVDYREALLFQQLDIKVSHIGHLVQPPKHLLHKIMQASRPEIITVTSIEKAKQISNIAEELGIKQSIMLKFISPNDLFYANQESGFPIEEIAQVYDQVAGLPSIEVSGLTHFPCFLANKDGSVSATENLETLELARQKWQQLGGQISHLNLPSLNCCATLPMLAQFGATHAEPGHALTGTTPINRDGEQEETIAMLYLSEVSHHYLHDSYCFGGGYYRRGQLSSVLVFPDETNQSCQEVSVFNDDDTSIDYHLRLKNRWPIGSAVVAAFRSQVFVTRSEVVLIEGLQTGNPRVIGTWDAQGRLVRNAT, encoded by the coding sequence ATGATGTTTTTACATGCCCTAAAAAAACGCAATCCGCAGCTCATTGATAAGGCTGTTCAACTATTTCGTTCTGGCCATATTCAACCGGATAGCTACGTGATTGATGTGGATGCGGTTTTAAACAATGCCCAACAATTAAAACGCACCGCTGACCAATATGGCATTCAACTGTACGCAATGACAAAACAGATAGGTCGCAACCCTTACCTGGCGAAGCGCTTGATCGACGAGATAGGTTTTTCAGGAACTGTCTGTGTTGACTATCGCGAAGCGCTTCTATTTCAGCAATTAGATATTAAAGTCAGTCACATAGGTCATTTAGTACAACCTCCTAAGCACCTCCTGCATAAAATCATGCAGGCATCGCGCCCTGAAATCATCACAGTGACGAGCATTGAGAAAGCAAAACAGATTTCCAACATTGCGGAAGAGTTAGGTATCAAGCAGTCCATCATGTTGAAGTTTATCTCACCAAATGATCTGTTTTATGCCAATCAAGAGTCGGGGTTTCCTATTGAGGAAATAGCGCAAGTGTATGATCAAGTTGCTGGCCTCCCCAGCATCGAAGTGAGTGGCCTGACACACTTTCCCTGTTTTCTTGCCAATAAAGATGGTTCCGTAAGCGCAACAGAAAATCTCGAGACGTTAGAGCTCGCCCGCCAAAAGTGGCAACAGCTTGGCGGCCAAATCTCTCACTTAAATCTCCCATCGCTAAACTGCTGCGCAACCTTGCCGATGCTGGCTCAATTTGGAGCAACACACGCTGAGCCCGGCCACGCCCTAACAGGTACAACTCCCATCAATCGAGATGGAGAGCAGGAAGAGACGATCGCCATGCTTTACCTCAGTGAGGTCTCTCACCACTACCTTCACGATAGCTACTGTTTTGGTGGGGGCTACTACCGACGCGGTCAGTTAAGTTCAGTGTTGGTGTTTCCCGATGAGACAAACCAATCATGCCAAGAAGTCTCTGTTTTCAATGATGACGATACCAGTATCGACTATCACCTTCGACTCAAGAACAGGTGGCCTATTGGGAGTGCTGTCGTTGCAGCATTTCGATCTCAAGTTTTCGTAACCCGCAGTGAAGTGGTGCTCATTGAAGGCCTTCAAACAGGTAACCCAAGGGTCATTGGAACTTGGGATGCACAAGGCAGGCTAGTGAGGAATGCAACATGA
- a CDS encoding NAD(P)/FAD-dependent oxidoreductase: MNQKVDVVIIGAGAAGLMCAAEAGKRGRRVLVLDHAKKPGRKILISGGGKCNFTNYDVTANNYLCQNPHFVKSALSQYTNWDFISLVSKYGIEFEERDHGQLFCLESAKDIVKMMLSECESPNIQFRYQTDVHSIEKTEQGFSLHADTDTIECDSLVVATGGLSMPKLGATPFGYKIAEQFGLEVVPTTAGLVPFTLHKEDKEDFAELSGIAIPAEITANDGTLFKEALLFTHRGLSGPSVLQISSFWKPGQNVSVNLVPEADIEELLTRSLEKHPNQSLKNTLARVLPKRLVEVLIERKVFADKPLKQYNPKELVAIRESLENWTIAPNGTEGYRTAEVTLGGVNTDHLSSKTMECKSIQGLYFIGEVMDVTGWLGGYNFQWCWSSGFVAGQHV; this comes from the coding sequence GCTGCGGGGTTGATGTGCGCAGCAGAAGCGGGCAAGCGAGGTCGTCGCGTGCTGGTGCTGGATCATGCTAAAAAACCGGGTCGAAAAATTCTGATTTCTGGTGGTGGTAAGTGTAACTTCACCAATTACGATGTGACGGCAAATAACTATTTGTGCCAAAACCCGCACTTTGTGAAATCGGCTCTGTCGCAATACACCAACTGGGACTTTATCTCTTTGGTGAGCAAATACGGTATTGAGTTTGAAGAACGCGATCATGGTCAGCTGTTCTGCTTAGAGTCGGCGAAAGACATCGTCAAAATGATGCTGTCTGAGTGTGAATCCCCAAACATTCAGTTCCGTTACCAAACCGATGTGCACAGCATTGAGAAAACCGAACAAGGTTTCTCATTACACGCCGATACCGATACCATTGAATGTGATTCTTTAGTGGTGGCAACGGGCGGCCTTTCGATGCCAAAGCTGGGGGCAACCCCATTTGGTTATAAGATTGCTGAGCAATTTGGCCTTGAAGTGGTACCGACAACCGCTGGCCTAGTGCCATTTACACTGCACAAAGAAGACAAAGAAGACTTTGCGGAGCTCTCTGGGATCGCAATTCCAGCGGAGATCACCGCGAACGATGGCACGCTTTTCAAAGAAGCGCTGCTATTCACTCATCGCGGATTGTCAGGCCCATCGGTACTGCAGATTTCTTCTTTCTGGAAGCCGGGTCAAAACGTGTCAGTAAACTTGGTGCCAGAAGCGGATATTGAAGAGCTATTGACGCGCTCGCTAGAGAAGCACCCAAACCAAAGCCTGAAAAACACCTTGGCGCGTGTGCTGCCAAAACGTTTGGTTGAAGTGCTGATTGAACGCAAGGTGTTTGCTGACAAACCGCTGAAGCAATACAACCCCAAAGAGCTGGTGGCGATTCGCGAATCTCTAGAAAACTGGACCATTGCACCCAATGGCACCGAAGGTTACCGCACTGCAGAGGTGACGCTTGGTGGCGTCAACACCGACCATCTTTCATCTAAAACCATGGAGTGTAAGTCTATCCAAGGCTTGTACTTTATCGGTGAGGTGATGGACGTGACGGGCTGGCTGGGTGGTTATAACTTCCAGTGGTGTTGGTCATCTGGTTTTGTGGCTGGGCAGCACGTTTAA